Proteins encoded within one genomic window of Chitinophaga parva:
- a CDS encoding plasmid mobilization protein: MQKATKQKELLVHDVKTRISEKEFARLSSLIGQTRYRNMSELLRALLAKEPVTVYTKDGSLAVVMEELVLLRRELSAIGNNLNQVTRHLNSLKGQPGKAALLLQADATISQVQRQLEKIYPLISQLALKWLQK, encoded by the coding sequence ATGCAAAAGGCAACCAAGCAAAAGGAGCTGCTGGTCCATGACGTAAAGACTCGCATCAGTGAAAAGGAATTTGCCCGCTTATCTTCCCTGATCGGGCAGACCCGGTATCGCAACATGAGTGAACTGCTGCGGGCCCTCCTTGCAAAGGAGCCGGTCACCGTCTACACCAAGGATGGGTCTTTGGCCGTGGTCATGGAGGAACTGGTGCTACTGCGCCGGGAACTTTCGGCCATAGGCAATAATTTAAACCAGGTCACCCGCCATCTCAATAGCCTCAAGGGCCAACCGGGTAAAGCCGCCCTGCTGCTGCAGGCCGACGCCACCATCTCACAGGTGCAACGTCAACTCGAAAAGATATATCCACTCATTTCTCAACTGGCCTTAAAATGGTTGCAAAAGTAA
- a CDS encoding SusC/RagA family TonB-linked outer membrane protein — protein sequence MALLMTTVVLLVSTSSQAQEKISLSFKQAPIGTVFKAIESQCKYRFWYDDSLLIGCKPVTIDIKDFSLDKALNLCFKDQPITFKIVHETIVVKSKSKTPAGLEDDLTGFVHGPEGPLEGASIRVRGTTNGTITDEKGFFILHHHGVGTVLQISAVGHESTEMVSTSRQLYITLPLSPKKLDESVVIAYGKVTRQANTAGLSQVTTDQLERQPVTNVLSALSANVPGLAITQGTGLPGAGFKVQIRGQSSLSSGTDPLYVVDGVPFPSTSLVASGTSGPVLPFSSPLAAINPADIESITVLKDADATAIYGSRGSNGVVMITTKKATEGSTSVDLGAFTGIGAITRSLQFLNTSQYLQMRHEAFANDGASPQPYDYDINGTFDTTCYTDWKKQLIGGHSSITNINGSVAGGSKQTQYLLSGGFIRETPPIPGNFRDDKGSAHLQASHSSLDGKLRSSISAMYLDETNHLPSTDPTALIANLPPDAPSIYDSTGALNWLGGAFMNPYAALKQPYQVHTSNLIATTTFDYRIFKGLRLQVDGGYNQMLVDELKLYPLSTFYPGYGLTSGSATYAHHSVKTWNLEPQLHYRRSIAGGLLHALAGATFQSTRDASESISATGFAGDALLGNIKAATTLNVDANDGYLYRYNAFFGRLSYDWQDKYMLSVSGRRDGSSRFGPGRRFANFGAVGAGWVFSKEAFASALAPAVSFGKIRGSYGLTGNDKIGDYVYLDAYQPTARPYLGGPGLYPVRLLNPDYSWETNKKLEVALELGFAKDRVYYTLSYYNNRSSNQLVGYALSAVSGFTSVQYNLPATIRNSGWEMELTSQNISGKYFSWKTSFNLTIPTNKLVAFPGLEGSSYATSYIIGKSLDTKPLYRSLGVDPTTGAYQFASAAGGQATLYPTYPADLVTSKRVGRSLYGGLENNLQYGGWSLVFLFQFVKQTGYNYLGTAFTAPGFYGNQPTEVLARWQHPGDHTTVQRFTQDYASDAYNSFSNAVYYGDNAISDASFIRLKNLVLSYSLSTPICERLHIKATRVFVQGQNLLTITGFKGMDPETQYMIYLPPLKVWTAGIKVTF from the coding sequence ATGGCCCTCTTAATGACCACTGTAGTGCTGCTGGTCAGCACCAGCAGCCAGGCACAGGAAAAAATCTCTCTCTCCTTTAAACAAGCGCCCATTGGCACCGTGTTTAAAGCCATCGAAAGCCAGTGTAAGTACCGGTTTTGGTACGATGATAGTTTGCTGATCGGCTGTAAGCCTGTAACAATCGATATAAAGGACTTTTCCCTTGACAAGGCACTGAACCTGTGTTTTAAGGACCAGCCCATTACCTTTAAGATTGTTCACGAGACCATTGTAGTCAAAAGCAAATCCAAAACACCTGCTGGTTTAGAAGACGATCTGACTGGATTCGTTCATGGGCCAGAGGGCCCCCTGGAAGGGGCATCCATACGGGTGAGGGGGACTACCAATGGCACTATCACGGATGAAAAGGGCTTTTTTATACTGCATCATCATGGCGTCGGCACTGTCCTGCAGATCAGTGCAGTGGGCCATGAAAGTACAGAGATGGTCTCTACCAGCCGCCAGCTGTATATCACGCTTCCGCTATCGCCCAAAAAACTAGATGAAAGCGTTGTAATTGCCTATGGAAAGGTCACCCGGCAGGCCAACACAGCCGGCCTCTCGCAGGTGACTACGGACCAACTGGAACGCCAACCGGTCACCAATGTCCTCTCTGCACTGTCGGCCAATGTACCAGGCCTTGCCATTACGCAAGGCACAGGACTACCGGGAGCTGGCTTTAAAGTACAAATTCGCGGCCAAAGCAGTCTATCGAGTGGAACGGACCCGCTATACGTGGTGGATGGAGTACCCTTTCCTTCCACCTCGCTGGTAGCCTCGGGTACATCCGGGCCGGTGCTACCATTTTCTAGTCCCTTGGCGGCAATCAACCCGGCTGACATCGAGAGCATCACCGTGCTAAAGGACGCCGACGCTACGGCCATCTACGGGTCACGGGGCTCCAACGGCGTAGTGATGATCACTACCAAAAAGGCCACAGAAGGCTCCACCAGCGTGGACCTGGGCGCCTTTACCGGCATCGGGGCCATCACGCGAAGCTTGCAATTTCTAAACACCTCCCAGTACCTGCAGATGCGCCATGAAGCATTTGCCAACGATGGTGCAAGCCCACAACCTTATGACTATGATATCAACGGCACCTTTGACACCACGTGTTACACCGACTGGAAAAAACAACTCATCGGCGGTCACTCCTCCATTACCAATATCAACGGGTCGGTAGCCGGAGGAAGTAAACAAACCCAATACTTGCTCAGTGGAGGATTTATCCGGGAGACGCCGCCCATCCCTGGAAACTTCAGAGACGACAAAGGGTCGGCACACCTTCAGGCAAGCCATAGCAGCCTGGATGGGAAACTACGCTCCAGTATTTCAGCCATGTATCTGGATGAAACCAACCACCTGCCGTCCACCGACCCGACGGCACTGATCGCCAACTTACCGCCAGATGCTCCGTCTATCTACGATTCCACCGGTGCGCTCAACTGGCTCGGGGGCGCCTTTATGAATCCTTACGCTGCCCTCAAACAGCCCTACCAAGTGCATACCTCCAACCTGATTGCCACCACCACCTTCGATTATAGGATTTTTAAAGGCCTGCGCCTACAGGTGGACGGCGGCTACAACCAAATGCTGGTAGATGAACTAAAGCTCTATCCCCTCTCCACCTTTTACCCAGGATATGGTCTGACCTCCGGCAGCGCTACCTACGCCCATCACAGCGTTAAAACATGGAACCTGGAACCACAACTTCACTACCGTCGCAGTATTGCCGGCGGCCTGCTCCATGCACTGGCCGGTGCTACCTTTCAATCGACACGCGACGCTTCGGAGTCTATATCTGCTACCGGCTTTGCCGGTGACGCCCTGCTGGGAAATATCAAGGCAGCCACCACACTCAATGTGGATGCCAACGATGGGTACCTGTACAGGTACAACGCCTTCTTCGGCCGGCTATCTTATGACTGGCAGGACAAATACATGCTCTCGGTGAGTGGAAGGCGCGATGGCTCCAGCCGGTTCGGGCCGGGCCGACGATTTGCCAACTTTGGCGCCGTGGGCGCTGGCTGGGTATTTAGCAAGGAAGCCTTCGCCTCGGCACTGGCGCCTGCGGTGAGCTTCGGCAAAATTAGGGGCAGCTATGGCCTGACCGGAAATGACAAGATCGGCGACTACGTGTACCTGGATGCCTATCAACCCACCGCCAGGCCTTACCTTGGAGGCCCTGGACTGTACCCGGTGCGGCTCCTAAATCCCGACTACAGCTGGGAGACCAACAAGAAGCTGGAAGTAGCCCTGGAACTGGGCTTTGCCAAAGACAGGGTTTACTACACCCTTAGCTATTACAACAACCGAAGCTCCAATCAACTGGTAGGTTACGCCTTGTCTGCCGTCAGCGGCTTCACCAGCGTTCAATATAACCTTCCGGCTACGATCCGCAACAGCGGCTGGGAAATGGAACTGACAAGCCAAAATATTTCTGGCAAATATTTCTCCTGGAAGACCTCCTTTAACCTGACCATCCCCACCAATAAACTCGTGGCTTTCCCGGGACTGGAGGGTTCCTCCTATGCCACTTCCTATATCATCGGAAAATCACTGGACACCAAACCCCTCTACCGCTCCCTGGGCGTAGACCCGACAACAGGCGCCTACCAGTTTGCCAGCGCCGCAGGCGGGCAGGCTACCCTTTATCCAACCTATCCGGCCGATCTGGTTACCTCCAAACGTGTCGGCAGGAGCTTGTACGGTGGCTTGGAAAACAACCTACAATACGGGGGATGGTCGCTTGTCTTTTTATTCCAGTTTGTAAAACAGACGGGGTATAACTATCTCGGCACAGCCTTCACCGCGCCTGGATTTTATGGCAACCAGCCCACCGAGGTGCTTGCCAGGTGGCAACACCCGGGAGACCATACTACCGTACAGCGTTTCACGCAGGACTACGCCAGTGATGCCTATAACAGTTTTAGCAACGCCGTGTACTATGGCGACAATGCCATCTCCGACGCTTCCTTTATCCGGCTGAAAAACCTAGTGTTATCCTACAGTCTATCCACCCCCATCTGTGAGCGGCTCCACATAAAAGCTACTCGGGTCTTTGTGCAGGGACAAAACTTGCTGACAATTACTGGCTTTAAAGGCATGGACCCAGAAACCCAATACATGATATACCTGCCACCACTTAAAGTATGGACCGCAGGCATTAAAGTCACATTTTAA
- a CDS encoding relaxase/mobilization nuclease domain-containing protein gives MVAKVKPGKTIRGILNYNENKVKAGKASCIGAEGFGCRPDELDFKSKLFRFTDLQDRNRIAQTNAVHISLAFHPSEKLSDQQMVDIARSYMQRIGFGDQPYLIYRHNDTHHPHLHVATTNIKSDGDRISLHYIGRDVSEPARMAVEQEFGLVAASAQEKKSAYLLSAIDIPKVTYSKAETKASISNVVRSSIWHYKFSSLEGLDAILHQFNVAAYRGKPGSIAHEQGGLSYQLIDDTGQRVGNAIKASTIYEKPTLKKLQELFVKKAPTRDKFKGRLIRVVDHALRKGRDLAELKNLLATDGVFVHIGVDQTTGGPSCTFVDNKTFCAFEGTELGLAYSAASVFASIATGPADEIAFNQHFVQNILANTDYTGGLPKVMARWAKQGLMVSAVQRPDGSRVYRLGHISTEPQSYTPADGKLNAYFKANSLSPELTSRLIRVLQGLPFYSAFLGRMEAAATDFTIPLTLQTQIDHVVEAMFEGGPSGSYLPRELLAEARKKKKKKSS, from the coding sequence ATGGTTGCAAAAGTAAAACCGGGAAAGACCATCCGTGGCATTCTCAATTATAATGAGAATAAAGTCAAAGCCGGCAAGGCCTCCTGCATAGGTGCGGAAGGTTTTGGCTGCAGGCCAGATGAGCTGGACTTTAAAAGCAAACTATTTCGCTTTACCGACCTGCAAGACCGTAACAGGATCGCACAAACAAATGCCGTCCATATTTCCCTGGCATTCCATCCATCCGAAAAACTCTCAGACCAGCAGATGGTAGACATTGCCAGGTCCTATATGCAGCGTATCGGCTTCGGGGACCAACCCTATCTCATTTATCGCCACAACGACACCCATCATCCGCACCTTCACGTCGCCACCACCAATATAAAGTCAGATGGTGACCGCATTAGCTTGCACTATATCGGCCGCGATGTTTCAGAGCCCGCCCGCATGGCCGTGGAACAGGAATTTGGGCTGGTGGCCGCCAGTGCCCAGGAGAAGAAGTCCGCCTATCTGCTTTCGGCCATCGACATCCCCAAGGTCACCTACAGCAAAGCCGAAACAAAGGCCTCGATCTCCAATGTGGTCCGGTCTTCGATATGGCATTATAAGTTCAGCAGCCTGGAAGGCCTAGACGCCATTTTGCACCAGTTTAACGTAGCAGCCTATCGCGGTAAACCGGGATCCATAGCACATGAGCAGGGTGGCTTATCCTATCAGTTGATAGACGACACCGGACAGCGCGTTGGCAATGCCATTAAAGCCAGCACCATCTACGAGAAACCGACCTTAAAGAAACTGCAGGAACTCTTTGTTAAGAAAGCCCCGACCCGCGATAAGTTCAAAGGCCGCCTAATCCGGGTGGTGGACCATGCACTGCGCAAGGGTAGGGACCTGGCCGAACTTAAAAACCTGCTTGCAACCGACGGGGTCTTTGTCCACATCGGGGTAGATCAAACTACCGGTGGGCCCAGCTGCACCTTCGTAGACAATAAAACCTTTTGCGCCTTTGAAGGTACGGAGCTGGGACTGGCCTACAGCGCCGCCAGCGTCTTCGCTTCGATTGCCACCGGCCCTGCTGATGAAATTGCCTTCAATCAACATTTCGTTCAAAACATCCTGGCAAACACCGACTACACTGGCGGCCTGCCCAAAGTGATGGCGCGATGGGCCAAACAAGGGCTCATGGTATCGGCCGTCCAGCGTCCTGATGGGTCTCGTGTTTACCGGCTCGGCCACATTTCTACCGAGCCCCAGTCCTACACACCGGCTGACGGAAAGCTAAACGCCTATTTCAAAGCAAACAGTCTTTCTCCCGAACTGACCTCCCGGCTTATCCGGGTCTTGCAAGGACTGCCCTTTTACTCCGCCTTCCTGGGCCGGATGGAAGCAGCGGCTACCGACTTTACTATTCCCCTTACGCTACAGACCCAAATCGATCACGTAGTGGAAGCCATGTTCGAGGGCGGGCCATCCGGCTCCTACCTACCCCGGGAACTGCTGGCGGAAGCCCGCAAAAAGAAAAAGAAGAAAAGCTCGTAA
- a CDS encoding RNA polymerase sigma-70 factor codes for MAFSTLFLYHYDSIFTAASKLLKDKAAAEDVCQQVFVTLWEKRHQTEMIENLSSYLFVCARNLIVARFKKQTILQKYQRQQMSVPPTGAPDPEHLLMGRQQEQLVQQAITLLPPKQQQAFRLSRDQGLAHKDISRIMGISVPTVKEHISKSLASIRKFLSQYQTYLLPLAMAWLLK; via the coding sequence GTGGCATTTTCAACCCTGTTCCTTTATCATTACGATAGCATTTTTACCGCGGCCAGTAAACTACTTAAGGACAAAGCCGCCGCCGAGGATGTCTGCCAGCAGGTATTTGTCACCTTATGGGAAAAACGGCACCAGACCGAGATGATCGAAAACCTTTCCAGCTACCTATTTGTTTGCGCCCGCAACCTGATCGTCGCCAGGTTTAAAAAACAGACCATCCTCCAAAAATACCAGCGACAACAAATGAGCGTGCCACCCACCGGCGCCCCAGACCCTGAACACCTGCTTATGGGACGCCAACAAGAGCAGCTCGTCCAGCAAGCTATTACGCTGCTGCCGCCCAAGCAACAACAGGCTTTCCGCCTCAGCCGGGACCAGGGACTGGCCCACAAAGACATTTCTCGCATTATGGGCATCTCCGTGCCTACCGTAAAAGAACACATCTCCAAATCGCTGGCTTCTATCCGCAAATTCCTTTCCCAGTATCAGACCTACCTGCTTCCCCTGGCCATGGCCTGGCTGCTGAAATAA
- a CDS encoding FecR family protein, with protein sequence MTKERFTALLQLYYDDKLSGAELQELLTAAEDPVYQVEFEAFIDKGFASGYFKGGSTPDQARKALSLIQLEGASQHTRAAVVWYRRPKYWAGAASLIFVLAMLLFYLAPSKKAQSQMAVIPQNADSLHIAPGSQKATLTLSDGSTLSLGNGSRPLSLTQGSSHLSTPDTGLLSYQALPDAGPAGSGYNTVSTPRGGTYRLQLPDGTRVWLNADTKITYPVAFGPSSRSVTVQGEAFFEVAAKAHQPFIVTTATSQTTVLGTAFNVNAYNDRPSSTITLLRGKVQVSTTGGSKVLQPGQQVGIDAKGALHQQLVDTTAVVAWKNGLFDFRSTDMATIMYQLEKWYDIHAVLKGGIGSRHFTGVFPRSYDAAVMLSVMQATDLDVTLNGKTLTLSPKKE encoded by the coding sequence ATGACAAAGGAAAGATTTACAGCCCTTTTGCAGCTGTACTACGATGATAAACTGTCAGGAGCAGAATTGCAAGAACTACTCACCGCCGCAGAGGATCCCGTTTATCAGGTCGAGTTTGAAGCCTTCATCGACAAGGGATTTGCCTCCGGGTATTTTAAAGGCGGCTCAACACCCGATCAAGCCCGCAAAGCCTTGTCCCTTATCCAACTGGAAGGCGCCAGCCAGCACACCAGGGCCGCAGTGGTCTGGTACCGGCGGCCTAAATACTGGGCAGGCGCTGCCTCCCTCATTTTCGTCCTGGCCATGCTGCTTTTTTACCTGGCTCCTTCAAAAAAGGCGCAGTCCCAAATGGCCGTAATCCCCCAAAATGCCGATTCCTTACATATCGCTCCAGGTTCTCAAAAAGCCACCCTTACCTTGAGCGATGGCAGCACCTTGTCGCTTGGAAACGGCAGCCGCCCGCTTTCGCTCACGCAGGGCTCCAGCCACTTGTCAACCCCAGATACCGGTCTGCTTTCCTATCAGGCCCTACCCGACGCCGGCCCGGCAGGGAGTGGATATAATACGGTATCCACCCCCCGCGGTGGGACCTACCGGCTGCAGCTGCCAGATGGAACACGGGTCTGGCTCAATGCCGATACAAAGATCACCTATCCGGTGGCCTTCGGACCCTCTTCCAGATCAGTGACGGTCCAGGGTGAGGCTTTCTTTGAGGTGGCCGCCAAGGCTCACCAACCCTTTATTGTCACCACCGCCACGAGTCAGACGACCGTGCTGGGCACTGCCTTTAACGTCAACGCTTACAACGACCGTCCGAGTTCCACCATCACTCTGCTTCGTGGTAAGGTACAAGTCAGTACTACCGGCGGCAGTAAGGTATTGCAACCAGGTCAGCAAGTCGGTATCGACGCAAAGGGTGCCTTGCACCAGCAGCTGGTAGATACCACTGCTGTGGTAGCATGGAAAAACGGCCTGTTTGATTTTCGGAGTACGGATATGGCAACCATCATGTACCAACTGGAGAAATGGTACGATATCCATGCTGTCCTAAAGGGAGGAATTGGCAGCCGGCACTTTACGGGTGTTTTCCCGCGGTCCTATGATGCCGCAGTCATGCTCAGTGTTATGCAAGCAACCGACTTAGACGTCACCTTAAATGGAAAAACACTGACCCTATCGCCTAAAAAAGAGTAG
- a CDS encoding YWFCY domain-containing protein, which translates to MDSGENQQALRSTIDLLRKASVVLLLLHFYIFCYSAFDQWGLTTRIVHDMLTGFSNTGLFNNLHLSKAMALGILAISLVGERGKKEEKIKGKTIIQYLVAGLALYFGSGFLFYLTLAATDLAVIYILATGLGFILILAGGAKVSRLIKINLGKDVFNEENESFPQQEERLDNPYSLNFPATYNLKGQLRKMWISVVNPFRASLIIGGPGAAKSVGLIRPSIYQMIEKGYCLFLYDFKFPDLSLIAYNAMLQYKGNFRKPPAFYFVNFDDLSLSHRCNPLEPSTMLDITDASEAARTILLGLNREWIKKIGDFWVESAINFVTACIWYLRKYKDGAFCTLPHVIELMGMPYDDLFPVLQSEPTIEGLVNVFASAYQHRALEQLEGQIASAKIAMARLTSPQLYYILSGDDFSLDINNPDDPKIVAVGNNPSKVQIYGAVLSLYITRVGRLVAKKGMEKCGIICDEFSSIFWNGIENLIAIARGYR; encoded by the coding sequence ATGGATTCAGGAGAAAATCAACAAGCACTCAGGTCGACCATAGACCTGCTCAGAAAGGCAAGTGTAGTATTACTACTACTCCATTTTTATATTTTTTGTTATAGCGCTTTTGACCAGTGGGGCCTAACCACCCGCATCGTCCATGACATGCTGACCGGTTTTAGTAATACCGGCCTGTTTAACAATTTGCACCTGAGCAAAGCGATGGCCCTTGGTATTCTTGCCATTTCCCTGGTGGGAGAGCGCGGCAAAAAAGAGGAAAAGATCAAGGGTAAAACCATTATCCAATACCTGGTCGCGGGGCTGGCGCTTTATTTCGGTAGCGGCTTTCTTTTCTATTTGACGCTGGCAGCCACTGACCTTGCCGTCATTTATATCCTTGCCACTGGACTAGGATTTATACTCATTTTAGCCGGTGGTGCCAAAGTGTCCCGCCTCATCAAGATCAACCTGGGCAAAGACGTCTTTAATGAAGAAAATGAGTCTTTCCCCCAACAGGAAGAAAGGCTCGACAACCCCTACAGCCTAAACTTTCCGGCTACCTATAACCTGAAAGGCCAGCTGCGGAAGATGTGGATTTCGGTAGTCAATCCGTTTCGTGCCTCCTTGATAATTGGCGGACCCGGCGCGGCCAAGTCCGTGGGACTGATCCGGCCCTCTATCTACCAAATGATAGAGAAGGGCTACTGTCTTTTTTTATACGATTTCAAGTTCCCCGACCTTTCTCTTATTGCCTATAATGCCATGCTGCAGTATAAAGGCAATTTCAGAAAGCCGCCTGCCTTCTACTTCGTCAACTTTGACGATTTGAGCCTTTCCCACCGGTGCAATCCATTGGAGCCATCCACCATGCTCGATATCACGGATGCATCGGAGGCCGCCCGTACCATCCTGTTGGGTTTAAACCGCGAGTGGATAAAAAAAATTGGGGATTTCTGGGTGGAGAGTGCTATCAACTTTGTTACCGCCTGCATTTGGTATTTGCGCAAATACAAGGATGGCGCCTTCTGTACACTCCCGCATGTGATCGAACTTATGGGCATGCCATACGATGACCTCTTCCCGGTGCTGCAGTCTGAGCCAACCATCGAGGGGCTCGTCAATGTTTTCGCGTCGGCCTATCAACACCGAGCGCTCGAACAACTCGAGGGGCAGATAGCGAGTGCAAAAATTGCGATGGCCCGCCTGACCTCTCCCCAGCTCTATTATATTTTGAGTGGTGATGACTTCAGCCTGGACATCAATAATCCCGATGATCCCAAAATCGTAGCGGTGGGCAACAACCCGAGCAAGGTCCAAATCTATGGTGCAGTACTTTCATTATACATTACCCGCGTGGGTCGACTGGTCGCAAAAAAAGGCATGGAAAAATGCGGAATCATTTGTGACGAATTTTCTTCCATTTTCTGGAATGGGATAGAAAATTTAATAGCGATCGCTCGCGGGTATCGATAA
- a CDS encoding RagB/SusD family nutrient uptake outer membrane protein has product MNHRSIITFYLTALAIPLATGCKKFVDPGPPPTQLVSQTVYDNEATAAAAVNGIYSKMMESPGFANWHITLYAGLSADEYINYAPTAEQVQLYTNSLNAQNTNVYTFWSEAYNYIYMTNAVLEGLGRSTGVSTPVKTRLGAEAKFIRAFCYFYLVNFYGPVPLALSTDYQTNNRLARSPADSVYAQITADLESSATELPTTYDPYGGSRARATSWAAYALLARVYLYTGKWQAAEAAASRLLEGNSLFRLEDDLSLVFTPSSQEAIWQLAAVSPYTPTYDGYFNILTTAPSSQALRPALLDSFEAADLRKQNWISSYQDGTGTYYFPFKYKVQTITAGTAYPEQTTVLRLGELYLIRAEARLQQSDLAGSVFDINAIRNRAGLSPFSSDDPAATRNQLLRQRQLELFCEWGHRWLDLKRLSLTASVLTATKGKPWSPGADLYPIPRKEITNNSHLSQNDGYQ; this is encoded by the coding sequence ATGAACCATCGAAGCATTATAACTTTTTACCTGACCGCACTAGCCATACCACTGGCAACCGGCTGCAAAAAATTTGTGGACCCGGGACCGCCGCCAACGCAACTGGTTAGCCAGACGGTTTATGACAACGAAGCCACGGCGGCAGCTGCTGTCAATGGCATTTATAGTAAAATGATGGAAAGCCCCGGATTTGCCAACTGGCATATTACATTGTATGCCGGCCTTTCTGCCGATGAATACATCAACTATGCACCTACCGCCGAGCAGGTGCAGCTTTATACCAATAGCCTGAACGCACAGAACACCAACGTTTACACTTTCTGGTCCGAGGCATATAACTACATCTACATGACTAACGCGGTGCTGGAAGGACTGGGTCGCTCCACCGGCGTGAGCACTCCTGTCAAGACCCGCCTTGGCGCGGAGGCCAAATTCATCCGCGCCTTCTGCTATTTTTACCTGGTAAACTTTTATGGGCCCGTGCCGCTGGCGCTATCCACTGATTACCAGACCAACAACCGTCTGGCCCGCAGCCCAGCGGACTCCGTCTACGCGCAGATCACCGCCGACCTGGAAAGCAGCGCCACCGAGCTACCGACCACCTACGATCCATACGGCGGATCCCGGGCAAGAGCTACCAGCTGGGCAGCCTACGCCTTATTGGCGAGGGTCTACCTTTACACCGGTAAATGGCAAGCGGCCGAAGCAGCCGCCAGCCGGCTGCTGGAAGGTAATTCGCTGTTTAGATTAGAAGACGATCTCTCCTTGGTTTTTACGCCATCAAGCCAAGAGGCCATCTGGCAACTAGCCGCAGTTTCTCCCTACACGCCTACCTATGACGGATACTTTAATATCTTGACCACTGCCCCCAGCAGCCAGGCGCTCCGACCTGCACTCCTTGACAGCTTTGAGGCGGCAGACCTCCGCAAACAGAACTGGATAAGCTCCTACCAGGATGGCACCGGCACTTACTACTTCCCCTTTAAGTATAAAGTTCAAACCATCACCGCCGGCACTGCCTATCCCGAACAAACCACCGTACTGCGACTGGGTGAGCTTTATCTAATCCGGGCCGAAGCAAGGCTACAGCAGTCTGACCTTGCTGGCTCAGTATTCGATATCAACGCCATTCGTAACCGCGCAGGTCTTAGCCCATTTTCCAGTGATGATCCCGCCGCCACCCGCAATCAATTACTACGCCAAAGGCAGCTGGAACTTTTCTGTGAATGGGGACACCGCTGGCTGGATTTAAAAAGGCTATCTCTTACCGCATCGGTACTTACCGCCACCAAAGGCAAGCCATGGAGCCCAGGCGCTGATCTTTATCCGATTCCACGTAAAGAGATCACTAACAATTCCCACCTATCCCAAAACGACGGATACCAATAA
- a CDS encoding TraM recognition domain-containing protein — protein sequence MDNRVAIILAIQDYAQLKKDYSREQAEVIMNICSNIFCGQAVGDTAKLVSDRIGKIVQQRESVSINRQDTSVSRNTQLDLAVPPSRIANLSSGEFVGMVADNPDQRIKYKAFHCRLDLDFPAINAQEKAYKPLPKVRNITDQEVQDHFITIKNEVFDIVQSEMERIKSDPNLAHLLFVDPSKPS from the coding sequence ATCGATAACCGCGTTGCCATCATTTTAGCCATCCAGGATTACGCGCAGCTCAAAAAAGACTATTCCCGCGAACAGGCAGAAGTGATCATGAACATTTGTTCTAATATCTTCTGCGGCCAGGCGGTGGGCGATACTGCCAAACTTGTCAGCGACCGCATTGGAAAGATCGTCCAACAGCGAGAAAGCGTTTCCATTAACCGTCAGGATACTTCCGTTTCCCGTAATACGCAGCTGGACCTGGCTGTGCCCCCCAGCAGGATCGCCAACCTGTCCTCCGGAGAGTTCGTCGGCATGGTAGCCGACAACCCCGATCAGCGTATCAAATACAAAGCCTTTCACTGCCGGCTGGACCTGGACTTTCCGGCCATCAACGCGCAGGAGAAAGCATACAAACCCTTACCCAAAGTAAGAAACATCACTGACCAGGAAGTACAAGACCACTTCATCACCATAAAGAACGAAGTATTTGACATTGTCCAGTCAGAAATGGAGCGCATCAAGAGTGATCCCAACCTTGCGCACCTGCTCTTTGTGGACCCATCCAAACCATCCTAA